Genomic window (Marasmius oreades isolate 03SP1 chromosome 3, whole genome shotgun sequence):
CTAGGTGGAGATCGAACATTAGATGCAGCCTTTAGAAGACGCATCCTTCGCACCTTCCTGGTAATCTCGCTTCCAATACTCGGACTACGGGGGAGGCGTCAGTACGGAGATCTGGACAATGACTAGCACTCTGGACTCACGCGCACGAGCTCAATCAGATTGTTATATATCCGGGTGCCATGAGGAAGCCAGAAGCAACTTCCGGGACTGAGgtcgttgaagaagaagaggtcttgCTCCCGGCCAATCTTTCGGTGATCACGCTTCGCAGCCTCTGCAAGCCACACCTTATGCGCAGCCATCATTTTCTTGTCTGGGAATGATATTCCGTAGATTCTTTGTAACGATTCGTTCTTCGCATCACCGAGGAAATAAGAGGCGGAGTTCTGCGACAAGAGCGTTGGTTGGTTGATGAGAGCAAGGCATTAGAGGACGCACTTTGGTGACCATGAATGCTTTGATCTTCCCCGTATGTGGTATGTGAGGTCCAACGCAAAGGTCGATCATTGGACCACAACGGTAGACAGTAGTAGAGGTACCATCGGGAATCTTGCTTTCAATGAGGTATTGCTTATACTTGTTGTACTGAAGCAAGGATCAGACAAAGCGTTGGCTTACAGGTGAGCGAACACGTACCCCGAACATTTTCTTGAGATTTTCCTTCGAGACAACAAGACGCTCGAACTTTTGCTTGTCCCTGATGGCCAATTCTGATAGTTTCTCCAATGCAGGATAATCAGCTTCAACGACAGGACTGGAGTCTAGATTAGAAAAGACGAAATGGCACGTGAAGACTCCTACCGCTCTTGTATGCCCATTTCGTAGAAGAACCCGTCGTTTGTCGGAGGTCCTAGACACAGATGACAACCATAGTGACGTTCAGCGGCTTCTCCTAGTACGTGCGCGGAAGAATGCCAGAAGACGCGTTTCCCTGAGGCCAGTGTGAGCGTTGCAGTTTTTGTAGGTGATCTACTTGCCTTCCGGGTGCTCAAAATCTAGCAATTCCAGCTTGCAAGATCCTTCCAAAGGTCGTTCGAGATCCCAGACTTCTCCGTTGACCTAAAGCGACATGAAAAGAGGAAATCAAAAATTTATCAATTGACATACCTTGGCAATAACAACCTTCTCAGATAGTCCCTTGGAAATTTCCTTCGCGACATCCATGGGACTTGTTTCCCAACTCAACCCCTTCTTCTCATTTCCGTCAGGTAAAGTTATGGTAATTTCTTCACGAGGTTTGGCTAACACCCATCGTCAGATCTTCGAGTGAATCAAATTCCAGATCATTACATTTCACTTCTTCATCGTATTCCGCCTTCAACTGTTCGAACATTTGAATCCGGTGGCTGAAGTATTCCGGAGGTGGTTGCAACTAAATCACTCTGATCAGAACACAGACGGCCGAGATATGAAGGACAAATTCACTTCCAAAGGGTATTCCGACACAGCAAccgcttttcctttcttctgcgccttttctctttttgcTTCCTGTTGAGGTGGTGGTTCTACGGCTGGCGTGGCCATTGCACTGCAATACCGGGGGTAAAACGAATATCTGTGAAGTGGTACGTGGCAAGAGGTGAATCTGACTCGAAAGTTCTGAGAAAAAACTCTGGAAATCAAGTTCAGCATGCACAATCGCGATCGTGATCAATTTTTCGTGACCTGACGTGACTCGATTTTGACTCATGACTGTGACTTGCCGGCAACGTTTATGGTAAGGCTTTCCGCGGGCCTCGGGAGGCAATTTCGGAAGTCATTTAGCCAAAAGGGGCATGCTGACTGCTTTCCTCCGTCCGAGGCCGGGACTACTGACAATTCATATTGCTGACTTTTGCACTTTGACTTTGTTCTTACCATCAGGAGTCCACTgacgattattcctcagttgacGTGACGTTGACAGTATGACATCTTCGAAACAAGTCAAAAATGACCCAAATGTGGTGATTTATTTCATATTTATTTACAGAGGCTGAAAATAAATCGATAAACCCTTTTGAAGCACAATTAATTTACCATTAATCAGATAAATGATTAATATCGCTTAATTACTTTTAAATAATTAATAATTAATCGTCAACAAGGGTTTTTCTCTGCCACCGTTAATAGAGAAAAGGTAGCAGCGAAACTCATCTTGTTGTATATCCAAGTCAATGTTTTCTGGATTATCTATGGAACTGTATTGATGCTTCACAAAGAGGGAAGTTGCAGGTAATCAATACATTACGGCACGAATCGTACCAGTATGGTTCGCACAGCCACCCTCAAGTCACATGTGGAAATCAGCATGAATCATACAGCCACTCTCAAGTCTATTCCTTGTGTTTTGGGTACTTCATGTGGCATTAGGATGTAAGAATTTACTCAATAATATGTCTGGGTTCTAACCCTACCACTATCTGCACAGAGACTTATCATGGTAGCCTTATGATTCCAATTTTTTTAACCTTTCCCACGCAGGTATTACGGCATGAATTATACCAGTACAGTTCGCACAGCCACTATTGTAACTtgaacaaccaccaccatgtacgacaaattgacgacgaatcagggtaaacttcttcaatatcttctttcctttctccagatATGCAGCGTGTTTACCAGGTTCAATTTTAAAGACAGAACAGTTAGTTATTACCCTCGTGGTCTTGCTCATAAGTACTTAGCAATGCTATGTCCATTATTGGCTACTACCTACCCTCGTGATCAGGCTTATCCTTGACTTAACCTGTGGCTCCGATCAAGGCACCTACATCAATGTCACGTCAATGTCACatcaactgaggaataatcgtcTGTACCCTCTTACCATCAGCAACCTCTTCACATCTTTTTAGTATTGTAAATCAAGCCTTCTGTACTAGAGTGATCATTTATGTAAACGAAGTATGAATACATTTACAGTTTTGCCTTCCTGCCAGTGACAGACAAATACTCCTCGGTCCATCTTCCGATCAGGTGACCTAGCTCGTTTGGCTTTTCATGAGGAACGAGATGTCCTGCACCCGCCATTCGTACATTTTCAGAGTTCTCGGGTCGTAACCACACCCGTGTGCGCGTCGAGTACGCAGTGACACCCAATCTTCGATTCGAGAGACAATGAACAACTCTGAAATCCAAAAATAACAAAACAGACTCACTCTTTCTGACCTACCCCAGGAACAACCCACTTCAACCCAACATCTTTCGCTTTCAACTCACCCCTCCAAAGCCTCACCCAAGCTTCTTCAGACCCAGTCCGTGTGTCTGAAAATGCGATGGCCTCATGAAGTGGGGGCATCTTCAGACGGACTTGTTTGACTGGGACCTCCGACTCGACTAACCCTTCCTCGACGTACAGATCCAATACACGCGTATCCCAGCGTCTAAAGAACTCAGACTTAAGGAATGCGCCTTTAGCGGCTTCACGAGAATTCCAGGTGCTTCGCCTGCCAAATGCGCCTCTTGCAAGGCTGTTGGGGTGGTCGTTATTGATCGGCTGCGGGAACATGATTACTGGGTCAACCAGGATGAGCAAGCTAAAGAAATTGGCGCTGACGTCCTCATCGGAGTCACTGGGCGAAGATATCGACGCTAGCGTGCTACGAAATGAACATCATCAGCTgcaagagcatgtatagatCGAGGGCCTTACGAAACACAGCCCCCAAAGGAATGTCCGATTCCAATAATTGTTCGAGTTTTGACGCCCACGTTGGAGTCATAGAAGCCGTGCTTAAGACGCCCAGCGGTTTCACACTGCGACAAACGAGGGAGGTGTGTCGGAAGAACGTCAGTGCTAGTTTTgggggggagataatgcgtgAAAAAGGTAAGTAGATCGCGTGCAGCATTTCGCCAGTGAACTGAACATGAATGAGCGATTATAACCTGCAATTTAACAAGTACTCACAGAGGGAGTTCAGATTTCCTTGATTCAGCAAGGCGGAATCTCCATGATTGGCGGCTTCCCATACCCATACTTCCTGAATTGAACATTGAGAAGTAGGTAGAGATAGTAAAGCTGCCAATGTCGGTTCCCATGTCTGCAAGGCAAGAAATGATGGTCAGCTCTGGACCGCCAGGAGGAGAAAATGCTCGTCCAAACCTCTTTATTGAACCCGTTGGCATGAGCGAAGAACAGCGTCAGGTCATCTTTCTTCGCCTGGATATTTGGAATTCGTACATAGCGATTGAAGCACAACCACAGCACTCGTTGTTGTCCTCTGCGGGGTTTTCCCTCTTTCGTTCTACTCACAGCCTCCGCCTCTAGCTCTCTTCTGATCTCTAGCAACCTCGCCTCTCCATCCCGTGCTGACCTCTGCCTTTCCTCTTTCGATAAGTTTCCCCCTTCCTGAACTGTTGAAGGCAAGTC
Coding sequences:
- the THS1 gene encoding threonyl-tRNA synthetase; this translates as MLNLISRVFSQNFRVRFTSCHVPLHRYSFYPRYCSAMATPAVEPPPQQEAKREKAQKKGKAVAVSEYPLELQPPPEYFSHRIQMFEQLKAEYDEEVKSKPREEITITLPDGNEKKGLSWETSPMDVAKEISKGLSEKVVIAKVNGEVWDLERPLEGSCKLELLDFEHPEGKRVFWHSSAHVLGEAAERHYGCHLCLGPPTNDGFFYEMGIQERPVVEADYPALEKLSELAIRDKQKFERLVVSKENLKKMFGYNKYKQYLIESKIPDGTSTTVYRCGPMIDLCVGPHIPHTGKIKAFMVTKNSASYFLGDAKNESLQRIYGISFPDKKMMAAHKVWLAEAAKRDHRKIGREQDLFFFNDLSPGSCFWLPHGTRIYNNLIELVRSEYWKRDYQEVISPNMYHSKVWETSGHWQNYQEDMFSLDVEKEKWALKPMNCPGHCLIFDSRDRSYKELPIRMAEFGIIHRNEASGALTGLTRVRRFMQDDTHIFCTPSQIEGEIHALFDFMQHIYGLFGFEFHLELSTRPEKFLGEIKTWDYAEEQLKKALEDQYPGKWELNPGDGAFYGPKIDITIRDALNRSFQCATIQLDFQLPERFKLKYRSAEETGNADRPPSRPVMIHRAILGSLERFIAIITEHFGGKWPFWLSPRQVLVIPVAAPFKEYASQIAARLTGLGMYADVDDSDNTLPKKIRNGEIAQYNFILVVGQQELEKQSVNIRNRDDPNSKSRGEDISLDAAVEMFVRLKTTKALHQVEKTV
- a CDS encoding uncharacterized protein (MEROPS:MER0209971); translated protein: MKATEGLYDDAQHPHSHPRRERSPTPPPPDLANGFPGPPVVLASAYPPPPEVLPPPHLLPELPSGQRQPIWHNDPRIPYTLTTHIVPAAYWREDPDVDLPSTVQEGGNLSKEERQRSARDGEARLLEIRRELEAEAVSRTKEGKPRRGQQRVLWLCFNRYVRIPNIQAKKDDLTLFFAHANGFNKETWEPTLAALLSLPTSQCSIQEVWVWEAANHGDSALLNQGNLNSLFHWRNAARDLLTFFTHYLPPKTSTDVLPTHLPRLSQCETAGRLKHGFYDSNVGVKTRTIIGIGHSFGGCVSTLASISSPSDSDEDPINNDHPNSLARGAFGRRSTWNSREAAKGAFLKSEFFRRWDTRVLDLYVEEGLVESEVPVKQVRLKMPPLHEAIAFSDTRTGSEEAWVRLWRGELKAKDVGLKWVVPGVGQKELGVTAYSTRTRVWLRPENSENVRMAGAGHLVPHEKPNELGHLIGRWTEEYLSVTGRKAKL